From Brevibacillus marinus, a single genomic window includes:
- a CDS encoding ATP-binding cassette domain-containing protein yields the protein MLEVRIKKTLAHFQLDVEWKMEQEILVLFGPSGSGKTTVLNCIAGLEQPDAGYIALNGRPFFDAKRGSLPPQKRNIGYLFQDYALFPHMTVERNIAYGMKKNKHRDRSLLVEQLVDVLGIRHLLKKYPQQISGGEKQRVALARALATEPSVLLLDEPLSALDQETRAECQNELLRLHNIWRIPFIIVTHDSQEAEKLGDTILFLEKGVVRKTVDNRNRKYSFQ from the coding sequence ATGCTGGAAGTTCGCATCAAGAAAACGTTAGCTCATTTCCAATTGGACGTAGAGTGGAAGATGGAGCAGGAAATTCTTGTCCTGTTTGGACCGTCCGGTTCGGGGAAAACCACCGTATTAAACTGCATCGCCGGACTGGAGCAGCCTGACGCGGGATACATTGCCTTGAACGGGCGGCCTTTCTTTGATGCAAAGCGAGGCTCGCTGCCCCCGCAGAAGCGAAACATTGGCTATCTCTTTCAGGACTACGCCCTTTTTCCCCACATGACGGTTGAGCGGAATATCGCGTATGGCATGAAAAAGAACAAACATCGAGACCGCTCCCTCCTCGTTGAGCAGTTGGTGGATGTTCTGGGGATTCGCCATTTGCTGAAAAAGTACCCCCAGCAAATTTCGGGCGGGGAAAAACAAAGGGTCGCGCTGGCACGCGCTTTGGCAACGGAACCCTCTGTTCTGTTGCTGGATGAACCCCTGTCCGCCTTGGATCAGGAAACGCGTGCCGAGTGCCAAAACGAGTTGTTGCGGCTCCATAACATCTGGAGGATTCCGTTTATTATCGTGACGCATGACAGCCAAGAGGCAGAGAAACTGGGCGACACCATCCTGTTTCTGGAAAAAGGTGTCGTGCGCAAAACCGTTGACAATAGGAATCGTAAATACTCCTTTCAGTGA
- the eutC gene encoding ethanolamine ammonia-lyase subunit EutC: MSQVDIQEIVRQVLAEIDKRAAAKQAESQSLPLPADDGDTIIFPEEKEMGLSHPKNPQVIERVRQITPARLAIGRTGTRMKTVSYLQFRIDQAAARDAVMKGVSEAFLRELDLPVLETRAKDMQEYLMNLDAGRKLSDESVRWLQEHGDKGKNVQIIISDGLSSSAVEANVRDLLPALLQGLKLKNISFGKPIFIRRGRVWVQDQVAAIVGCDLVVSLIGERPGLATAESLSAYMIYRPTAQSVESDRTVISNIHRGGTPPVEAGAHLADVIEEILTLKASGVRYTQLKHA; encoded by the coding sequence ATGTCGCAGGTTGACATTCAGGAAATTGTCCGGCAGGTGCTGGCGGAAATCGACAAGCGGGCAGCGGCCAAGCAGGCGGAGAGCCAGTCCCTGCCGCTGCCGGCGGATGACGGGGACACGATCATCTTTCCGGAAGAAAAAGAGATGGGACTGAGCCATCCGAAAAATCCGCAGGTGATTGAGCGCGTGCGGCAAATCACGCCTGCCCGCCTGGCCATCGGACGGACCGGCACACGGATGAAAACGGTCAGCTACCTGCAGTTTCGCATTGATCAGGCGGCCGCGCGAGATGCGGTGATGAAGGGGGTGAGTGAAGCGTTTTTGCGGGAGCTGGATCTTCCGGTGCTGGAGACGCGGGCGAAAGACATGCAGGAATACCTGATGAACCTCGATGCCGGCCGAAAGCTGTCCGACGAATCCGTCCGCTGGCTGCAGGAACACGGCGATAAAGGGAAAAACGTGCAGATTATCATCTCCGACGGCCTCAGTTCGTCCGCGGTGGAAGCCAACGTCCGCGACTTGCTGCCTGCGCTGTTGCAAGGCTTGAAGCTGAAAAACATCAGTTTCGGCAAGCCGATCTTTATCCGACGGGGACGGGTGTGGGTGCAGGATCAGGTGGCGGCGATCGTCGGCTGCGATCTCGTCGTGTCGTTGATCGGGGAGCGGCCCGGTTTGGCAACGGCGGAAAGTTTAAGCGCTTACATGATTTACCGGCCGACCGCGCAGAGCGTGGAATCGGATCGAACGGTGATTTCCAATATCCACCGGGGCGGAACCCCTCCCGTGGAAGCAGGCGCCCATTTGGCGGATGTGATTGAAGAGATACTGACCCTGAAAGCGAGCGGCGTCCGTTACACCCAGTTAAAACACGCCTGA
- a CDS encoding TRAP transporter small permease: MQRIFTSVNKLLNVIMVVCLATMVVLVFGNVVLRYVFHTGITWAEEMSRFMFVWLVFLGAIGALKDNNHLGVDLLVKILPANLKKGAYILSNLIMLYTLWLVLNGSLKMTNHTINSIAPATGLPYAIMNGSGIIMSICMAIILLHNIYQALVEPNAIERLTQMKDSEEMIVEPKPMATQEGVSS; this comes from the coding sequence GTGCAACGAATCTTTACATCCGTAAATAAGCTCTTGAATGTCATTATGGTTGTCTGCTTGGCAACGATGGTCGTGCTTGTCTTTGGGAATGTTGTGTTACGCTATGTTTTTCATACGGGGATTACTTGGGCGGAGGAAATGTCTCGGTTTATGTTCGTCTGGTTGGTTTTTTTGGGCGCTATTGGCGCTTTAAAAGATAACAACCATTTGGGGGTCGATCTGCTCGTAAAGATTTTGCCTGCCAACCTGAAAAAAGGAGCGTATATTCTCTCGAACCTCATCATGCTCTATACTCTCTGGCTTGTCCTCAACGGAAGCTTGAAAATGACCAATCATACGATAAACAGCATCGCGCCGGCCACAGGATTACCGTATGCCATCATGAACGGCAGCGGGATCATCATGAGTATTTGTATGGCGATCATATTGCTCCACAATATCTACCAAGCGTTGGTCGAGCCAAACGCGATCGAAAGACTGACGCAAATGAAAGATTCGGAAGAAATGATCGTTGAACCCAAACCAATGGCAACTCAGGAAGGGGTCAGCTCATGA
- a CDS encoding helix-turn-helix transcriptional regulator, whose translation MKDDVSYTTEEIAHILKVSKLTVYDLIKKGELPAYRVGRQMRVDAHDLEAYKEKAKRGRTGKITAPSVAEKPPGESGQIAHSARSIIISGQDISLDILASHMEKQAKGYRPLRSYAGSLNSLIAMYRGEADVVSTHLFDGDTGEYNLPYIRRILVGHPYIVIHLLSRWAGFYVMKGNPKKIRSWADLSRPDIRMVNREKGSGVRVLVDEKLRMEGISAQQVSGYAVEETNHIGVASKVANGEADVGIGMEKAAHIVGVDFIPLIKERYDLVILKTPQNDELIDRLREIVQSDAFQKELKAVGGYDLSQTGQIMYETF comes from the coding sequence ATGAAAGACGATGTTTCCTATACAACCGAAGAAATTGCTCACATTTTGAAAGTGTCCAAACTAACCGTTTATGACCTGATCAAAAAAGGAGAATTGCCGGCGTATCGGGTTGGCCGGCAAATGAGAGTGGATGCGCATGACCTGGAGGCTTATAAGGAAAAAGCCAAACGCGGCAGAACAGGAAAAATAACCGCTCCCTCCGTCGCCGAAAAGCCGCCGGGCGAATCCGGGCAGATCGCGCATTCGGCGAGATCCATCATCATCAGCGGACAAGATATCAGCCTCGATATATTGGCCAGCCACATGGAAAAGCAGGCGAAAGGGTACCGGCCGCTTCGCTCCTATGCAGGCAGTTTGAACAGTTTAATTGCCATGTATCGGGGTGAGGCGGATGTGGTAAGCACGCACTTGTTTGATGGCGACACAGGGGAATACAATCTTCCCTACATCCGGCGAATCCTCGTCGGTCATCCCTACATCGTGATCCACTTGCTGTCGCGCTGGGCAGGCTTTTACGTGATGAAAGGCAACCCGAAAAAGATTCGCTCATGGGCCGATTTAAGCAGGCCAGACATCAGGATGGTAAACCGGGAAAAGGGGTCCGGCGTGAGGGTGCTCGTTGACGAAAAACTGCGGATGGAGGGCATCTCCGCGCAGCAGGTGAGCGGATATGCGGTAGAGGAAACGAACCATATCGGGGTTGCAAGCAAAGTGGCAAACGGGGAAGCCGACGTAGGGATTGGAATGGAAAAAGCTGCCCATATCGTCGGTGTCGATTTTATTCCCCTCATCAAAGAACGGTACGATTTGGTCATTCTGAAGACCCCGCAAAATGACGAACTGATTGATCGTCTGCGCGAAATCGTGCAGTCCGACGCGTTTCAGAAAGAGCTGAAGGCTGTAGGCGGTTATGATTTATCGCAAACAGGACAGATTATGTACGAAACATTTTGA
- a CDS encoding PPC domain-containing DNA-binding protein — protein sequence MSEHVRVQYAAGRVGKSVAARLLPGTDLLTGIEEVCRQNGILYASIANCFGSFQRAGYLYLIPLPEAKVGAGYGDIHRVEGPVEFLNGTGVVCQREGQYEIHFHATMCDKEGNVFGGHMLKGENPVLTTVDLVINEIADVQMLRSYDEETDLIQFDPKQG from the coding sequence ATGAGTGAGCATGTACGCGTTCAATACGCAGCGGGAAGGGTAGGCAAAAGTGTTGCCGCCCGATTGCTTCCGGGAACCGATCTGTTAACAGGGATTGAGGAAGTTTGCCGTCAGAACGGAATCCTGTATGCATCCATTGCCAACTGCTTTGGCAGTTTTCAGCGGGCCGGTTACCTGTACCTGATTCCGCTGCCGGAAGCGAAGGTAGGAGCCGGGTATGGGGACATACACCGGGTGGAAGGTCCTGTGGAATTTTTAAATGGAACCGGCGTTGTTTGCCAACGAGAGGGACAGTACGAGATTCATTTCCATGCGACGATGTGCGACAAAGAGGGCAACGTCTTCGGCGGTCACATGCTGAAAGGGGAAAATCCCGTTTTGACCACAGTGGATCTGGTGATCAACGAGATTGCGGATGTGCAGATGCTGCGCAGCTACGACGAAGAAACGGATCTGATCCAATTCGATCCGAAACAGGGATAA
- the eutH gene encoding ethanolamine utilization protein EutH: MAQIGTFVIYIIMAFAIAGAIAAIRNDEEGLGKEFMQGLYSIGPIFVPVAGIMASVPYLSHFIEALFGPVFGVMGADPAIAAGVFIATDMGAYQLADGIAGNRESWIMAMVTGFMAGATIVFSIPVGLAMLDRRDHKYMALGIMSGILTVPIGVLITSSILALTNARVRETVTTEGEAGYQLALSFTTIFANLLPLIVIVVLIALGLRFLPDAMIKGFMWFGRIMDAGLKLVLVFSIVEYFTGAFSALFGGWGFDPIIADADDQFRALEVAGYIGVMLSGAFPMVYMIKKYLAKPLEAFGKKIGLSGVGSAGILAAIANILAMYRLIKDMPPKDKVLNIAFAVCAAFLFGDHLAFSANFQPTIILPLIIGKVAGGALAIALAYWISVPKALQLEQLDRASGVIGRDEYIGEDSRIRANA, from the coding sequence ATGGCGCAAATCGGAACTTTTGTGATCTACATCATTATGGCCTTCGCGATTGCCGGCGCGATTGCCGCGATCCGCAATGACGAAGAAGGCTTGGGAAAAGAGTTTATGCAAGGATTGTATTCCATCGGACCGATCTTCGTTCCGGTGGCCGGCATTATGGCATCCGTTCCGTATTTATCGCATTTTATTGAAGCGTTGTTCGGGCCGGTGTTTGGCGTGATGGGCGCCGATCCGGCGATTGCCGCCGGCGTGTTTATCGCCACCGACATGGGCGCCTACCAGTTGGCGGACGGGATTGCCGGCAACCGGGAAAGCTGGATCATGGCCATGGTGACGGGTTTCATGGCCGGGGCGACGATCGTGTTCAGCATTCCCGTGGGGTTGGCGATGTTGGACAGGCGGGATCACAAGTACATGGCATTGGGCATCATGTCCGGCATCCTCACCGTACCGATCGGAGTGTTGATTACGTCGTCCATCCTCGCACTGACCAACGCGCGTGTCCGGGAAACCGTGACGACAGAAGGGGAAGCGGGGTATCAGCTGGCCCTTTCGTTTACCACCATCTTCGCCAACCTGCTGCCGCTGATCGTCATCGTTGTGCTGATTGCGCTCGGGTTGCGCTTTCTGCCCGATGCGATGATCAAGGGGTTTATGTGGTTCGGCAGGATCATGGACGCGGGGTTGAAACTGGTGCTGGTATTCTCGATCGTGGAGTATTTTACCGGCGCGTTTTCCGCGCTGTTTGGCGGTTGGGGATTCGACCCGATCATCGCCGACGCGGACGACCAGTTCCGCGCTCTCGAGGTGGCCGGCTACATCGGGGTGATGTTATCCGGCGCCTTCCCGATGGTGTACATGATCAAAAAGTACCTGGCGAAACCGCTTGAGGCGTTTGGCAAAAAAATCGGCTTGAGCGGCGTGGGCAGCGCCGGCATCCTCGCGGCCATCGCCAACATCCTGGCGATGTACCGGCTGATCAAGGACATGCCCCCCAAAGACAAGGTGCTCAACATCGCGTTTGCCGTTTGTGCCGCATTTCTGTTTGGCGATCACCTGGCCTTTTCCGCCAATTTCCAACCGACGATCATTCTTCCGCTGATCATCGGCAAAGTGGCCGGCGGGGCCCTGGCCATCGCTTTGGCCTACTGGATCTCCGTGCCCAAAGCGCTGCAATTGGAGCAGCTGGATCGGGCGAGCGGCGTGATCGGCAGAGACGAGTACATCGGGGAAGACAGCCGCATCCGGGCAAACGCCTAA
- a CDS encoding ethanolamine ammonia-lyase subunit EutB gives MKLSCIVRKQHYQFSSLKEVLAKASEEKSGDVMSGLAAHSALERMAAKVVLSELRLADIYENPVIPYEDDEVTRVIYDDLNLSIYNEIKDWTVGQLREYILSHKTGLPELTRISRGLTSEMISATAKLMSSLDLVLASQKMRFQAYCNTLIGEPGRLAFRCQPNHPTDDPEGILASIKEGLSYGSGDAVIGINPNNDTVESVSRLLHVSHEFIEKWEIPTQNCVLAHITTQMKALENGAPIALMFQSLAGTQKANEAFGVSKQILDEGMDMMYKIGTSVGPNVMYFETGQGSEVSLDAHCGVDMQTLEARTYGFARHWKPFMVNNVSGFIGPETLYDGRQVIRADLEDLFMGKLHGLPMGIAPTYTNHMHADQNDQEIAGILTAVAGANFYMGVPGGDDVMLSYQDTSYHDDASLREMLGLRPLREFEKWLEKMGIMEDGRLTERAGDLSLFD, from the coding sequence ATGAAACTGTCTTGCATCGTACGCAAACAGCATTACCAGTTTTCATCGCTAAAAGAGGTGTTGGCGAAGGCAAGTGAGGAAAAATCGGGCGATGTGATGAGCGGACTGGCGGCTCATTCCGCGTTGGAACGAATGGCCGCGAAAGTGGTGCTGAGCGAGTTGAGGCTGGCGGACATTTACGAAAATCCCGTCATCCCGTACGAGGACGACGAAGTCACGCGGGTGATCTACGACGATCTCAACCTGTCCATCTACAACGAAATCAAGGACTGGACCGTGGGGCAGCTGCGGGAGTACATCCTCTCCCACAAAACGGGTCTGCCTGAACTGACGCGGATCAGCCGCGGGCTGACCAGCGAAATGATCTCCGCAACGGCGAAACTGATGTCCAGTCTTGACCTCGTGCTGGCTTCCCAAAAAATGCGCTTCCAGGCCTACTGCAACACGCTCATCGGGGAACCGGGCAGGCTGGCCTTTCGCTGCCAGCCCAACCACCCGACTGACGATCCGGAGGGGATTCTCGCTTCGATCAAAGAGGGGCTCTCGTACGGCTCGGGGGATGCGGTGATCGGGATCAATCCCAATAACGATACGGTGGAAAGCGTGTCGCGGCTTTTGCACGTCTCCCACGAGTTTATCGAAAAATGGGAAATCCCCACGCAAAATTGCGTGCTCGCGCACATCACCACGCAAATGAAAGCGCTGGAAAACGGCGCGCCGATCGCGCTGATGTTTCAAAGCCTCGCGGGAACGCAAAAAGCAAACGAGGCGTTTGGCGTCAGCAAGCAAATTCTGGACGAAGGAATGGACATGATGTACAAGATCGGAACCTCCGTCGGGCCAAACGTCATGTACTTCGAGACAGGGCAAGGATCGGAAGTGTCGCTGGACGCCCACTGCGGCGTGGACATGCAGACGCTGGAAGCCCGCACGTACGGTTTTGCCCGGCACTGGAAGCCGTTTATGGTGAACAACGTTTCCGGGTTTATCGGTCCGGAGACGCTGTATGACGGGCGGCAGGTGATCCGCGCCGATCTGGAGGATCTGTTTATGGGCAAGCTGCACGGACTTCCCATGGGAATCGCCCCCACCTACACGAACCACATGCACGCTGATCAGAACGATCAGGAGATTGCCGGCATTTTGACGGCGGTGGCGGGAGCCAATTTTTACATGGGTGTTCCGGGTGGCGACGACGTCATGCTCAGCTATCAGGATACGAGTTACCACGATGACGCCAGCTTGCGGGAAATGCTGGGATTGCGGCCGCTTAGGGAGTTTGAGAAATGGCTGGAAAAGATGGGGATCATGGAAGACGGGCGGCTGACCGAGCGGGCGGGGGACCTGTCCTTGTTTGATTAG
- the modA gene encoding molybdate ABC transporter substrate-binding protein has translation MMKRISLFFSLLCLLLLLFGCSTGEQPSAGQQPSQAANAAGPAASQQVELLVSAAASLTDALQELQTSFEREHPQIRLTFNFGSSGKLAQQIEQGAPADVFLSASKKDMDKLQEKQLILSDSRVDFAQNALVLIANQANPLSLSSFAEIDPGKIGHFAMGEPASVPAGRYTKEVLEKLNLWEPLQGKIVFGSDVRQVLTYVESGNADVGVVYSSDAMVSDKVNVLAEAEPDWHEPIVYPGAIVANSPHAEEAKAFLAYLTSEQGKEILQKYGFK, from the coding sequence ATGATGAAAAGGATCAGCCTGTTCTTCAGCTTGCTCTGTTTGCTTCTCCTTTTATTCGGCTGTTCGACTGGCGAACAGCCATCCGCCGGGCAGCAACCGTCACAAGCCGCAAACGCTGCAGGACCCGCAGCTAGCCAACAGGTCGAGTTGCTGGTTTCCGCCGCAGCCAGTTTGACCGACGCCTTGCAGGAGCTGCAGACGTCCTTTGAGCGTGAGCACCCGCAGATTCGCTTAACCTTCAATTTTGGCAGTTCAGGCAAATTGGCGCAGCAGATTGAACAAGGAGCACCCGCGGATGTCTTCCTCTCCGCAAGTAAAAAAGATATGGACAAACTCCAGGAAAAACAGCTCATTCTCAGCGATTCACGGGTGGATTTCGCGCAAAATGCGCTGGTCCTGATTGCCAATCAAGCGAACCCATTAAGCCTGTCATCGTTTGCGGAGATCGATCCGGGGAAAATCGGACATTTTGCGATGGGCGAACCGGCGAGCGTACCGGCCGGGCGATATACCAAAGAAGTGCTGGAAAAGCTGAACCTGTGGGAGCCATTGCAAGGTAAAATCGTGTTCGGTTCGGATGTGCGGCAAGTTCTCACCTATGTCGAATCGGGCAATGCGGACGTCGGAGTGGTGTATTCCAGCGACGCGATGGTTTCGGACAAGGTGAACGTGTTGGCCGAGGCGGAACCTGACTGGCATGAACCGATTGTGTATCCAGGAGCGATTGTTGCCAATTCTCCGCATGCCGAAGAAGCGAAAGCATTTTTAGCGTATCTGACGAGCGAGCAGGGAAAAGAAATTCTGCAGAAATACGGGTTTAAGTAG
- a CDS encoding FadR/GntR family transcriptional regulator codes for MFNKLVRQTACNDIIDEFTNMIRNGKLKVNDKLPSERELAEQFGVGRSTVREALKSMTSMGLLEARPGEGTFVRNIDSDSIKQQLQWSFYLNPAPIQELIELRELIELRTVEKAALNRSAADLLKLATSIEKMSKSISNYQDNKKYDSMFHMAIAEASGNKLMYNLLELTRLQLEEWFGMVLQDPVNTENTIKEHQAIYKAIEAKNPQGAKEMMKTHLDRGVERLLKVRKNGG; via the coding sequence TTGTTTAATAAGTTAGTCAGGCAAACTGCTTGTAATGATATTATCGATGAATTTACAAACATGATCCGCAACGGAAAGCTGAAGGTAAATGATAAGCTTCCATCAGAAAGAGAATTGGCGGAACAATTCGGTGTAGGGAGATCGACTGTTCGTGAAGCGCTGAAAAGTATGACATCCATGGGGTTGTTGGAAGCAAGGCCGGGTGAGGGGACGTTCGTCCGAAATATCGATTCCGATAGCATCAAACAACAATTGCAGTGGAGTTTCTATTTAAACCCTGCACCGATTCAGGAACTGATTGAACTTCGCGAATTAATCGAGCTGAGAACGGTGGAAAAAGCTGCATTAAACCGTTCGGCTGCGGATCTGTTAAAACTGGCAACATCCATTGAGAAGATGAGCAAGTCAATCTCTAACTATCAGGACAACAAAAAATATGATTCGATGTTCCATATGGCGATAGCGGAAGCGAGCGGCAACAAATTAATGTACAACCTTCTGGAACTGACACGACTGCAGCTTGAAGAATGGTTTGGCATGGTTCTGCAAGATCCAGTAAATACGGAAAATACGATTAAAGAACATCAGGCTATATACAAAGCAATTGAAGCGAAAAATCCGCAGGGCGCCAAGGAAATGATGAAAACACACCTCGACCGCGGCGTCGAACGGTTGCTAAAGGTTAGAAAAAATGGGGGGTGA
- the modB gene encoding molybdate ABC transporter permease subunit encodes MHEINYTPLLLSFKVAGISTSVVFVAGVLFARLMARKTFFGKSLLESIFLLPLVLPPTVVGFGLLILFGKHGLIGSWLSSWFGIQIVFSWLGAVIASVVVSFPLMYQSAVASFEQVDRKLENAARTMGASEWRVFWTISFPLAWPGLLAGLVLAFARGLGEFGATLMLAGYIPGKTDTIPLAIYFAVEAGDMEQASFWVTIIVALGFSTIMWLNWWSRRHMRRFAHEQKKE; translated from the coding sequence GTGCATGAGATCAACTACACACCATTGCTTTTATCGTTCAAAGTGGCTGGCATCTCTACCTCCGTCGTTTTTGTCGCAGGCGTGCTCTTTGCCCGTTTGATGGCCCGTAAGACGTTCTTCGGAAAGAGCTTGCTGGAATCGATCTTCCTGCTGCCGCTTGTGTTACCCCCCACCGTAGTGGGATTCGGGCTGCTCATTCTTTTTGGCAAGCACGGGTTGATTGGCAGCTGGTTGTCATCCTGGTTTGGCATCCAGATCGTTTTTTCTTGGCTGGGCGCAGTGATTGCTTCCGTTGTGGTTTCCTTTCCCTTGATGTATCAAAGTGCTGTCGCTTCCTTTGAACAAGTGGATCGCAAGTTGGAAAACGCGGCCCGCACCATGGGCGCCTCGGAGTGGCGGGTATTTTGGACCATTTCCTTTCCGCTCGCCTGGCCGGGGCTGCTTGCCGGGTTGGTTCTTGCTTTTGCCAGGGGGCTGGGGGAATTTGGGGCCACTTTGATGTTGGCGGGATACATTCCCGGCAAGACAGACACCATTCCATTGGCGATCTATTTTGCCGTAGAAGCGGGAGATATGGAGCAGGCCTCTTTCTGGGTCACCATCATCGTCGCGCTGGGGTTCAGCACGATTATGTGGCTCAATTGGTGGAGTCGACGTCATATGCGACGATTCGCGCACGAACAGAAAAAGGAATGA
- a CDS encoding sensor histidine kinase → MQIVYPLLSQEDAKIIERLSRHLQILADISQADIFIDCLNPDKRSALIVAHAQPQTASSLYNVSLVGQTIFAENEPGVLFSLLSGTPIIGSRGIYPREQVTMQQNVVPIKNPSGATIGVLIMEQDISEKVKQEKNVERLIETTEHLSETLLQMAMSESKVPSLMHEGILLFDYRRIITYANARAYELLGNIGYQTPLKGQLIDRFYFGKFAREKFEQNGGIISEEWQVGNVCLQVKAVALMRGQQAVGGILLLRDISDLKEKEKQLMIKSAVIKEIHHRVKNNLQTIASLLRLQMRRSRSAEIEKVFRESIARITSISIVHEILAQDGLDTVDCKEVLESIARGTVASMGKPGQQIEVELAGESLYLPSDKATSLALIVNELIQNCVNHAFSERERGRIEIRLHPRNHFVHLTVADDGVGFVQREKTGKGHLGLEIVKTLVVENLNGILEFHNNGRGTEVTITFPV, encoded by the coding sequence GTGCAGATAGTGTACCCGTTGCTCTCACAAGAGGACGCGAAAATCATCGAGCGGTTGTCCCGCCACCTGCAAATCCTGGCAGACATCTCGCAGGCCGATATTTTCATCGACTGCCTCAATCCCGACAAGCGGTCGGCCTTGATCGTGGCCCACGCCCAACCGCAGACGGCTTCGTCGCTCTACAACGTCTCGCTGGTCGGACAGACGATTTTCGCGGAAAACGAACCGGGCGTCTTGTTCAGCCTGTTGTCGGGAACCCCGATCATCGGTTCGCGGGGCATTTACCCGCGCGAGCAGGTGACGATGCAGCAGAATGTGGTGCCGATTAAAAACCCGTCGGGGGCGACCATCGGCGTGCTGATCATGGAGCAGGACATTTCCGAAAAGGTTAAGCAGGAAAAGAACGTGGAACGGCTGATTGAAACGACGGAGCACCTGAGCGAGACGCTGTTGCAGATGGCGATGTCGGAAAGCAAGGTCCCTTCGCTGATGCATGAAGGCATCCTGTTGTTCGATTACCGGCGGATCATCACCTATGCGAACGCGCGCGCTTACGAATTGCTGGGCAATATCGGCTACCAGACGCCGCTCAAGGGACAGCTGATTGATCGCTTTTACTTTGGCAAGTTTGCCCGCGAAAAGTTTGAGCAAAACGGCGGCATCATCAGCGAGGAATGGCAGGTGGGCAACGTCTGCCTGCAGGTGAAGGCGGTCGCACTGATGCGCGGCCAGCAGGCGGTCGGCGGGATCTTGCTGCTGCGGGACATCAGCGATTTGAAAGAGAAAGAAAAACAGTTGATGATCAAGTCGGCGGTCATCAAGGAGATTCACCACCGGGTGAAAAACAACCTGCAGACCATCGCCAGCCTCCTGCGCCTGCAGATGCGGCGTTCCCGTTCCGCGGAGATCGAGAAGGTGTTTCGCGAGAGCATCGCGCGGATCACCAGCATCTCCATCGTCCATGAAATTCTCGCCCAGGACGGTTTGGATACGGTCGATTGCAAGGAAGTGCTGGAAAGCATCGCCCGCGGCACCGTCGCCTCGATGGGAAAACCCGGCCAGCAGATTGAAGTGGAGCTTGCGGGGGAGTCGCTGTACCTCCCCTCCGACAAGGCCACATCGCTCGCCTTAATTGTCAATGAGCTGATTCAAAACTGCGTCAACCATGCGTTTTCCGAGCGGGAACGCGGCCGCATTGAAATCCGGCTGCATCCGCGCAACCACTTCGTCCATTTGACCGTGGCCGACGACGGCGTCGGCTTCGTTCAGCGGGAAAAGACGGGCAAAGGACATCTCGGCCTGGAAATCGTGAAAACGCTGGTGGTGGAGAATCTGAACGGCATTCTCGAATTTCACAACAACGGCAGGGGGACGGAAGTGACGATCACCTTTCCCGTCTAG